A DNA window from Halichondria panicea chromosome 16, odHalPani1.1, whole genome shotgun sequence contains the following coding sequences:
- the LOC135349737 gene encoding probable serine/threonine-protein kinase MARK-B: MTTQAAPLGLGNDPLDPNRLALSNGLQQGDFYIGPMIPPVNATPVQSITEYLAKRDDNSDTFVTLKVLQVNRERDGEVSQGKLLLHNEHLVLSLLQDQPGVIHHQGFFKDSGRFILVLDCLIAHSYAKDDAYTDFVNLQHYVIKQKRLEEKEALELFYNVLSTVGTLHKKNIVHRDLKLGNLVLNTRTRSVTLTNFALSKHLVRSNDKLTDQRGSLAYVSPDVLSGRPYDGKASDMWALGVLLYTMLYGQFPFYDSNPQELFKKIKAADYIIPDDGVMRMRETTLLIRQLIEKDYRQRLTAAQTLDIVHKRLSRLSTHHVTEHAQVVPDSVVHSKTDDCMVPDQENDLSPSHTAPSIDMNALHLTLSPMLFTDHLQLPVLSTSPVHTTPGSPSSMTGPFVPYVLTDFPPSQVERPSPLFSTHNPFLGQSSSSFASPSPSRLSPQSHSSNPPDTHPTPLHSFPPQPLFCHHRYPVALNLSNESLIQNDSRGDRQTDHHVMMTVNEATTPTGTVESRLSPSQNLMEGLVTIRPSRHSFSSAIDSIPAPIHRHSLSCERLHLVATHNQTQRQRRNSSSSSDRVRRHSSQTVSMTAASSLEALRRRRRSHDVNDERSELLEGLRMASNRRTQSVPIRIQLSTPTVPTTTGGNP; the protein is encoded by the exons ATGACCACTCAAGCAGCCCCCCTCGGCCTCGGAAATGACCCCCTCGACCCCAATAGACTTGCACTCAGCAACGGACTGCAACAGGGAGACTTTTACATTGGTCCTATGATACCACCCGTGAATGCCACTCCGGTGCAAAGCATCACTGAGTATTTGGCCAAACGAGACGACAACTCAGACACATTTGTGACACTTAAAGTTCTCCAAGTGAATCGGGAGAGGGATGGGGAAGTGAGTCAAGGGAAGCTACTGTTGCATAATGAACATCTGGTGCTCTCACTGCTGCAAGATCAACCCGGTGTTATCCATCATCAAGGCTTCTTCAAGGACAGTGGACGATTTATTCTCGTGTTGGACTGCCTCATTGCTCACTCGTACGCTAAGGACGATGCGTACACGGACTTTGTCAACCTGCAGCATTACGTCATCAAGCAGAAACGGCTGGAGGAGAAGGAAGCTTTAGAACTGTTCTATAATGTCCTATCCACGGTCGGAACACTCCACAAA AAGAACATTGTTCACCGTGACTTGAAGCTGGGAAACCTTGTCCTCAACACAAG AACTCGCTCTGTGACCCTCACCAACTTTGCTCTGAGCAAGCATCTTGTTCGTAGCAATGACAAGTTGACCGACCAGAGGGGAAGTCTGGCCTACGTCAGTCCTGATGTGCTGAGCG GGCGCCCGTATGACGGCAAGGCTAGTGACATGTGGGCGCTAGGGGTGCTCTTATACACCATGCTCTATGGTCAGTTTCCCTTCTATGATAGCAACCCTCAGGAGCTCTTCAAGAAGATCAAAGCAGCAGATTACATCATCCCAGA TGATGGTGTTATGAGGATGAGAGAGACCACTCTGCTGATTCGTCAGTTGATAGAGAAGGACTATCGACAGCGACTGACAGCTGCTCAAACACTTGACATTGTCCACAAAAGACTCTCTAGATT GTCCACACATCATGTGACTGAGCATGCCCAGGTGGTGCCAGACTCTGTGGTCCATTCCAAGACTGACGACTGTATGGTACCTGACCAGGAGAATGACCTTTCCCCTTCCCATACTGCACCCAGTATCGACATGAATGCACTCCATCTCACGCTGAGTCCAATGCTCTTTACAGATCATCTTCAATTGCCCGTTCTGAGCACGTCCCCAGTCCATACGACCCCTGGATCCCCCTCGAGTATGACCGGACCCTTTGTACCGTATGTACTCACTGACTTCCCTCCATCGCAAGTAGAGAGACCGTCACCACTTTTCTCAACTCATAATCCGTTCCTGGGTCAAAGTTCATCATCATTTGCGAGTCCCTCGCCTTCTCGTCTCTCCCCACAATCGCACTCAAGCAACCCCCCTGACACTCACCCTACCCCCCTCCACTCGTTCCCCCCTCAACCTCTCTTCTGTCATCATCGGTATCCCGTTGCTCTGAACTTGTCGAATGAGTCTCTCATACAAAATGACTCAAGAGGTGATCGCCAAACAGACCATCATGTCATGATGACTGTCAATGAAGCAACTACTCCTACTGGAACGGTTGAGTCTCGGCTCTCTCCCAGTCAGAACCTCATGGAGGGATTAGTCACGATACGTCCTTCCAGACATTCCTTCTCCTCTGCCATTGACTCCATCCCTGCCCCCATACACAGACACAGCCTCTCTTGTGAGAGACTCCATCTTGTAGCCACACATAATCAAACTCAGAGACAGCGACGGAATTCCTCGAGTAGTTCTGATCGTGTGAGGAGGCACTCCAGTCAAACTGTCTCCATGACTGCTGCAAGCTCATTGGAGGCCTTAAGACGGCGGAGGAGATCACACGACGTTAATGACGAGAGGTCAGAGTTATTGGAAGGGCTCAGAATGGCCTCGAACCGGAGGACTCAGTCCGTTCCCATACGGATACAATTAAGCACCCCCACTGTGCCCACTACAACTGGGGGAAACCCCTAA